From one Acidimicrobiales bacterium genomic stretch:
- a CDS encoding CoA transferase, with translation MADEERPAGRPMVRRGPLEGVLVLDLTHALSGPYCTMLLAEMGARVIKVEQAPNGDMGRQYPPLVDGEPEFFNAVNHGKESLVADLASPTDRPLLESIVDRADVLVENFRPGALDAWGWGWEAVHERNPRLVYASISGFGQTGPQAWEGAFDVVIQAESGLMSVTGFPDGPPVMAGTSIADYLSGLNAFAAVNAALVQSRGTGVGSRVDIAMFDSLLGILGAHVFDYLSNGVVPHRQGNANPLATPFEIYDVADGPVAICAPGDPAFAVLAATLGRPELAEDERFVDVAARVAHRDELRAELEALLAGRSRAEVVDQLQRAGVPAGMVRTVPEALESAQANARHMVLEVEGTRLRIPGHPFHLSSLDDDPARPRAAALDEHGPGLRREFLDAAGD, from the coding sequence ATGGCTGACGAAGAGCGCCCCGCCGGTCGCCCCATGGTCCGTCGAGGACCGCTGGAGGGCGTCCTGGTGCTGGACCTCACCCACGCCCTGTCAGGCCCGTACTGCACGATGCTGCTCGCCGAGATGGGCGCGCGGGTGATCAAGGTCGAGCAGGCGCCCAACGGGGACATGGGCCGGCAGTACCCGCCGCTGGTGGACGGCGAGCCCGAGTTCTTCAACGCCGTCAACCACGGCAAGGAGAGCCTGGTGGCCGACCTGGCCTCGCCAACGGACCGTCCGCTGCTCGAGTCCATCGTGGACCGTGCCGACGTGCTCGTGGAGAACTTCCGGCCCGGCGCGCTCGACGCCTGGGGCTGGGGGTGGGAGGCGGTGCACGAGCGGAACCCGCGGCTCGTGTACGCCTCTATCAGCGGTTTCGGTCAGACCGGCCCCCAGGCGTGGGAGGGCGCGTTCGACGTCGTGATCCAGGCCGAGTCGGGGCTGATGAGCGTGACCGGCTTCCCGGACGGGCCGCCGGTGATGGCCGGCACCTCCATCGCCGACTACCTGTCGGGGCTCAACGCCTTTGCTGCGGTGAACGCCGCGCTGGTGCAGAGCCGCGGCACCGGCGTGGGGTCACGGGTCGACATCGCCATGTTCGACTCGCTGCTCGGCATCCTGGGCGCCCACGTCTTCGACTACCTGTCCAACGGCGTGGTGCCCCACCGGCAGGGCAACGCCAACCCGTTGGCCACGCCGTTCGAGATCTACGACGTGGCCGACGGGCCGGTCGCCATCTGCGCTCCCGGCGACCCCGCCTTCGCCGTGCTGGCCGCCACGCTCGGGCGCCCCGAGCTGGCCGAAGACGAGCGGTTCGTCGACGTGGCCGCTCGCGTCGCCCACCGCGACGAGCTGAGAGCCGAGCTCGAAGCGCTCCTCGCCGGGCGGTCGCGGGCTGAGGTGGTGGACCAACTCCAGCGCGCCGGCGTCCCTGCGGGGATGGTCCGCACCGTGCCCGAGGCCCTCGAGTCGGCCCAGGCCAACGCCCGGCATATGGTCCTCGAAGTGGAGGGCACCCGGCTGCGGATCCCCGGGCATCCGTTCCACCTCAGCTCGCTCGACGACGACCCGGCGCGACCTCGGGCGGCCGCGCTCGACGAGCACGGCCCCGGGCTGCGCCGGGAGTTCCTCGACGCCGCTGGAGACTGA